One genomic region from Clostridia bacterium encodes:
- a CDS encoding ATP-binding protein, whose product MSSTILVVDDESIITRSLSTLIKVFLKCNVICSNDPVVALESEELLHNKIDMIISDFTMPKMNGLEFLREAKVRCPKAVTIILTGYADKENAIKGINELGLYYYMEKPWDNNALVKVIKNGLEKKRLSDELEERFLQLETSHKEIEHLYSLLERDYHQEIGKNELLEQMVSIKTSAVKNLLDNAGQGFLTFGEDLAIESEYSMECDRIFQKGIKGHKFTDLIMAGSSQEQKDLVDNALVSILKNSDSSKSEILIPLLPDFAKLGSKHIKIEYKVINDAFQKTKNKMLIILTDVSERDNLLKQMEQEKNSLKMVVKAITNYNDFDEVLGGSRYFTSVEMNEILAMNKSVHEIMHMVFRKIHTIKGSLGMFHMNNAVRYLHNVEDRLYELENKGSGLTLEDVTCFCSGLRIQERIDSDLSVIKSVLNGSYYSLNNIAVMDKSKLLEAEEKMSRMLTPSEYMQMLPYIRQYKYRSFKEMLGSYCDYTTGLSDKLGKLVYPLTLEGGDVLVDSGKYKDFVKSLVHVFRNAVDHGIELPDDRLEHGKSDYGNIGCSVEVQEENLCIRIFDDGCGINVNSIREKAIGKGLFSRSEAYGIPDAEIMGLIFSDDFSTRDSVTEFSGRGMGLAAVKAEVEKLGGSISVHTEAGAGTEFLFVLPFSNYSCSPRIKIQDILIPVSVIAKEQVKCQTGLDFVSESSIVQDKTGSLSLKGYNVFTLLRGVVEGRLILGYDEELAKSVFEAFCSDIPEDGGKEKYFEESLLEFTNIITGNAANLFEGFDDLVVLDKPFIIDAKNSSAKYPSYYVWNMEIRFSGGTLNIGFILSEKTFIE is encoded by the coding sequence ATGAGCAGTACCATTCTTGTTGTGGATGATGAAAGTATAATTACCAGGTCTCTTTCCACATTGATAAAGGTGTTTCTGAAATGTAATGTAATATGTAGTAACGATCCTGTAGTCGCACTTGAATCTGAAGAACTTTTACATAATAAAATAGATATGATTATCTCTGATTTTACAATGCCTAAAATGAATGGACTGGAGTTTCTGAGGGAAGCAAAAGTCAGATGCCCCAAGGCCGTTACTATTATCCTGACAGGTTATGCAGACAAGGAAAATGCAATTAAAGGAATAAATGAACTTGGTCTGTATTATTATATGGAAAAGCCATGGGATAATAATGCTTTAGTAAAGGTCATAAAAAACGGTTTGGAAAAAAAGCGTTTGTCAGATGAACTGGAGGAAAGATTTTTGCAGCTTGAGACATCGCATAAGGAAATTGAGCATTTGTATAGCCTTCTTGAAAGAGATTATCACCAGGAAATCGGGAAAAACGAGCTTTTGGAGCAAATGGTATCGATCAAGACAAGTGCTGTGAAAAACCTTTTGGATAATGCAGGGCAAGGGTTTCTTACTTTCGGTGAGGATCTGGCTATTGAAAGCGAATACAGCATGGAATGTGACAGAATTTTTCAGAAGGGAATAAAGGGTCATAAATTCACAGACCTTATAATGGCTGGCAGCAGCCAGGAACAGAAAGATTTAGTGGATAACGCTTTAGTCAGTATTTTGAAGAATAGTGACAGCAGTAAGAGCGAGATTCTGATTCCTCTTTTGCCTGATTTTGCAAAGCTTGGATCCAAACATATAAAGATCGAATATAAGGTTATTAACGATGCATTTCAAAAAACTAAAAATAAAATGCTGATAATCCTGACCGACGTTTCTGAGAGGGATAACCTCCTCAAACAGATGGAACAGGAAAAAAACTCTTTGAAAATGGTAGTTAAGGCTATTACAAATTATAATGATTTTGATGAAGTGCTGGGCGGCAGCCGTTACTTTACCAGTGTTGAAATGAATGAAATACTCGCAATGAACAAATCTGTCCATGAAATCATGCACATGGTTTTCAGGAAGATACATACTATCAAAGGCAGTTTAGGCATGTTTCATATGAATAATGCTGTGAGATACCTTCATAATGTGGAGGATCGGCTTTATGAACTTGAAAACAAGGGAAGCGGCTTGACTCTTGAAGATGTTACCTGTTTTTGCAGCGGCTTAAGGATACAGGAGCGCATAGATTCAGACCTGAGCGTTATTAAGAGTGTATTGAACGGCTCATATTATAGTCTGAACAATATTGCGGTTATGGATAAATCCAAACTTTTAGAGGCAGAGGAAAAGATGTCCAGGATGCTGACACCATCTGAATATATGCAGATGCTTCCTTATATACGTCAATATAAATACAGATCGTTTAAAGAAATGCTTGGTTCTTATTGTGATTATACTACAGGGCTTTCGGACAAGCTTGGAAAGCTGGTATACCCTCTGACCCTTGAGGGGGGGGATGTACTGGTTGACAGTGGAAAATATAAAGACTTTGTCAAATCGCTGGTTCATGTCTTTAGAAACGCTGTGGATCATGGTATAGAATTACCTGATGACAGGTTGGAACACGGCAAAAGCGATTACGGCAATATTGGCTGTAGTGTAGAAGTACAGGAAGAGAACCTTTGCATCAGGATATTTGATGACGGTTGTGGAATTAATGTAAACAGTATCAGGGAAAAAGCCATTGGTAAGGGGTTATTTAGCAGAAGTGAGGCATATGGCATACCTGATGCAGAAATTATGGGACTGATATTTAGTGATGACTTCTCTACAAGAGATAGTGTAACAGAATTTTCCGGAAGGGGAATGGGCCTTGCTGCAGTTAAAGCTGAAGTTGAGAAGTTGGGAGGCAGTATCTCGGTTCATACTGAAGCCGGAGCCGGGACAGAATTTCTTTTTGTTTTACCTTTTAGTAATTATTCGTGTTCTCCCAGAATTAAAATACAGGATATACTGATTCCCGTATCCGTAATAGCAAAAGAGCAGGTCAAGTGCCAAACCGGGCTGGACTTTGTATCGGAAAGCAGTATCGTGCAGGACAAGACAGGGAGTCTTTCGCTCAAGGGTTATAATGTTTTTACGCTTTTACGGGGTGTTGTGGAAGGCAGGTTAATACTGGGGTATGATGAGGAATTGGCAAAAAGTGTGTTTGAAGCATTTTGCTCCGATATCCCGGAAGATGGTGGAAAAGAGAAGTACTTTGAAGAATCGCTTTTGGAATTTACTAATATAATTACAGGTAATGCTGCAAATTTGTTTGAGGGTTTTGATGATCTGGTAGTGCTTGATAAACCTTTTATTATTGATGCAAAGAACAGTTCGGCAAAATATCCGTCATATTATGTATGGAATATGGAAATCAGATTTTCCGGGGGTACTCTTAATATAGGATTTATACTATCAGAAAAAACATTCATAGAATAA
- a CDS encoding amidase: MQNLKFEPAYEIGEKIRQGRVTSVDVANSVINQISKLNKDINAVVTYDSQKVLEEAGRADDLVRQNKKTGPLHGVPVTIKDVFETSGMRTTSSHKAYENNIPLEDATVVRRLREAGAIILGKTNLPELAMDCQTDSPLFGRTNNPWDFERTAGGSSGGSAAAVASGMSFMDIGNDLLGSVRIPSHFCGIYSLVPTEKLVPNTGILTGKQAYGTLRSFMRVGIMARSIRDLELGLSIIAGPDEEEIDVAPVNINTEQLFDLNNIRVAWTDNPGGLTASNDTSQAIKGFIEKLKARGIKTKKINKEDFDFNAARNVFLRFFYTVIGAEIPAVFRLLARYLGRKKYFDMSMKKYLEAEKIRYGLVKQIEGLFSGWDVLVCPVTATPAFTHMKADSYIGINPVYKKGINVDGTEVNYAAANMGFTIPFNVTGSPVVTIPVGFSSEGLPIGVQLVGKRFSDQKLLSIAQVLSDIADSFRNPQL; the protein is encoded by the coding sequence ATGCAGAACTTGAAGTTTGAGCCTGCTTATGAGATAGGAGAAAAAATAAGGCAGGGCAGGGTTACGTCAGTAGATGTAGCCAATTCAGTTATTAACCAGATTTCAAAACTTAACAAAGACATTAATGCAGTGGTTACATACGATAGCCAGAAAGTACTCGAAGAGGCCGGAAGAGCGGATGATCTTGTCAGGCAGAATAAGAAAACAGGCCCGCTTCATGGAGTTCCGGTTACTATTAAAGACGTTTTCGAGACTTCAGGAATGCGTACTACATCAAGCCACAAAGCTTATGAGAATAATATACCTTTAGAAGATGCTACAGTTGTCAGACGTCTCAGAGAAGCAGGGGCTATTATTCTGGGAAAGACAAACCTTCCCGAGTTGGCAATGGATTGCCAGACAGACAGTCCTTTGTTCGGAAGAACAAATAATCCATGGGATTTTGAACGTACAGCAGGTGGAAGCAGCGGGGGAAGTGCTGCTGCGGTAGCTTCGGGAATGTCATTTATGGATATAGGTAATGATCTGCTGGGGTCAGTAAGAATACCATCGCATTTTTGCGGCATTTATAGCCTTGTCCCAACGGAAAAGCTGGTGCCAAATACCGGTATTCTCACAGGAAAGCAGGCATATGGGACTTTGCGTTCTTTTATGAGGGTTGGGATTATGGCAAGATCAATAAGGGATCTGGAATTGGGCTTAAGTATTATTGCTGGGCCGGATGAAGAAGAAATCGACGTAGCTCCCGTAAATATCAACACAGAACAGCTTTTTGACCTGAACAATATACGTGTTGCATGGACTGATAATCCGGGCGGACTTACAGCATCAAACGATACTTCTCAAGCAATTAAGGGTTTTATTGAAAAATTGAAGGCAAGAGGGATAAAAACAAAAAAGATAAACAAAGAAGATTTTGATTTTAATGCGGCAAGGAATGTTTTCCTCAGATTTTTCTATACTGTCATAGGTGCAGAAATACCGGCCGTGTTCCGGCTTCTGGCAAGATATCTGGGTAGGAAGAAATATTTTGATATGAGTATGAAAAAGTATCTGGAAGCCGAAAAAATCCGTTATGGGCTAGTAAAGCAAATAGAAGGGCTTTTTTCGGGTTGGGATGTACTTGTTTGTCCGGTTACTGCTACACCTGCCTTTACTCATATGAAGGCTGACAGCTATATTGGCATTAATCCTGTTTATAAAAAAGGCATAAATGTAGATGGTACTGAGGTTAACTATGCTGCTGCAAATATGGGGTTTACAATACCTTTCAACGTTACAGGCAGTCCTGTTGTTACAATTCCCGTCGGGTTTTCCAGTGAAGGTCTGCCTATAGGAGTACAATTAGTGGGGAAACGGTTCAGTGATCAGAAATTGCTTTCAATTGCTCAGGTTCTTTCTGATATTGCAGACTCTTTCAGAAATCCTCAACTTTAG
- a CDS encoding L,D-transpeptidase, which produces MFPYSFPYFFPYFFQPDTFITRATYKITINTGTRTLTLYKDGKWFKSYPVAVGKPSTPTPKGNFTIVNKAYKPGGPFGERWLGLNKPGYGIHGTNNPGSIGKAVSNGCVRLYNNDIIELYNLVPIGTAVTIM; this is translated from the coding sequence ATGTTCCCATATTCTTTTCCATATTTTTTTCCATATTTCTTTCAGCCTGATACCTTCATAACCAGAGCGACATACAAAATTACTATAAACACTGGTACGCGGACGCTCACCCTTTACAAAGACGGCAAGTGGTTCAAATCCTATCCTGTCGCTGTTGGCAAACCGTCTACCCCAACACCCAAAGGTAACTTCACCATAGTGAATAAGGCATACAAGCCGGGAGGGCCATTTGGTGAGCGCTGGCTGGGCCTCAACAAGCCAGGCTATGGTATCCATGGAACAAACAATCCCGGCAGCATAGGAAAGGCTGTGTCAAACGGGTGCGTAAGACTATACAACAATGATATCATTGAACTTTATAATCTGGTGCCCATAGGAACAGCCGTAACCATAATGTAA
- a CDS encoding AraC family transcriptional regulator: MSKIKPDSEMKYRGEYIKRITKVLEFIDNNLSLELSVENLANIACFSPYHFHRIFHSIVGDSVSNYVKKRKLTAAANKLLYSPGATVTAIALEFGFSSHSDFSRSFRAYFKTSPTQFVKSKMSRRKLIDSSALSHREAVGIHGKEDSDIDRKIRVISLPDFNVAYVRNVGLSEEYKSTAIENSFQMLFVWAKARDLVNDDMQIIGITLDSPEVIPLSECRYDICITVPESIQADGVAGVRKVNANGRYLSYCFGREDAEFSRIFFQTIDYIYGYWMMTNGYLPDDKPCVEFYRTDRETGNVIMEFCIPIKPF, translated from the coding sequence ATGAGTAAAATTAAACCGGATTCAGAAATGAAGTACAGAGGTGAATACATTAAGCGTATCACGAAAGTACTGGAGTTTATTGATAATAACTTAAGTTTGGAGCTATCGGTAGAAAATCTGGCTAATATAGCTTGCTTTTCACCATATCACTTTCATCGTATATTTCATTCTATAGTGGGTGACAGTGTAAGCAATTATGTTAAGAAGCGAAAGCTGACAGCGGCAGCTAACAAGCTTTTATACAGTCCTGGTGCCACTGTCACTGCGATAGCACTTGAGTTTGGATTTTCTTCACACTCGGATTTTTCCAGATCTTTTAGAGCGTATTTTAAAACCAGCCCTACTCAGTTTGTCAAAAGCAAAATGAGCAGACGAAAGCTAATAGATAGCTCAGCATTAAGTCATAGGGAAGCAGTAGGTATACATGGAAAGGAAGACAGTGATATAGATAGAAAAATCCGGGTTATTTCCTTGCCGGATTTCAATGTAGCATATGTACGCAATGTAGGACTTTCGGAAGAGTATAAAAGTACAGCAATAGAGAATTCATTCCAGATGTTGTTTGTTTGGGCAAAAGCCAGGGATTTAGTAAATGACGATATGCAGATAATCGGCATAACACTTGACAGTCCCGAAGTGATTCCGTTAAGTGAATGCCGGTATGATATTTGTATAACTGTTCCGGAAAGTATCCAGGCTGATGGTGTGGCAGGGGTCAGAAAAGTCAATGCAAACGGCCGATATCTTTCATATTGCTTTGGGAGAGAAGATGCAGAATTTAGCAGGATTTTCTTTCAAACAATTGATTACATATACGGCTATTGGATGATGACAAACGGTTACCTTCCGGATGATAAGCCCTGTGTGGAGTTTTACAGAACAGACAGGGAGACCGGTAACGTCATAATGGAATTCTGCATACCTATAAAACCATTTTAG
- a CDS encoding FAD-dependent oxidoreductase, with protein MAGIVVVGGGWAGCAAAVSARKAGAEVLLVEKTDMLLGTGLVGGIMRNNGRYTAAEEMIAMGGGDLFRLCDGNSRHRDVEFPGHRHASLYDISAIHGAVLNYLSELGIKICFRTRIKKLSIQEGAIAGITDSNGNSVSGDVYIDATGTAGPVKNCTKYGNGCAMCIIRCHSFGGRISLTGLAGIDELVGKKQDGSLGAMSGSCKLNKESLSKAIQMELNRNGVAVIPVPEELAEDHLGVKACQQYALKEFKDNIILLDTGHAKLMAPYFDLENLRKIPGFENARYEDPYAGGLGNSMRYFAMAPRDNFLKVQGIHNLFCCGEKAGLLVGHTEAIVTGTLAGHNSVRFCANKPLFQIPGALATGDAIAYVKETMATEEGMSKKYTFSGSVYFERMKTLGMYTTDEELIYERVKAAGALGIFSERVI; from the coding sequence ATGGCTGGGATTGTTGTAGTTGGAGGAGGATGGGCAGGCTGTGCAGCTGCTGTAAGCGCAAGAAAAGCAGGAGCAGAGGTTCTTCTGGTTGAAAAAACTGATATGCTGCTTGGCACAGGTTTAGTTGGCGGTATAATGAGAAATAACGGAAGGTATACAGCTGCAGAAGAGATGATAGCTATGGGAGGCGGTGATCTGTTCAGGCTATGTGACGGGAACTCCAGACACAGGGATGTTGAATTCCCTGGGCATAGACATGCAAGCCTTTATGACATATCCGCAATCCATGGAGCAGTCCTAAATTATTTGTCGGAACTGGGCATTAAAATCTGTTTTAGAACAAGGATTAAGAAATTGAGTATTCAGGAGGGAGCTATAGCGGGCATTACGGATAGTAATGGGAATTCTGTCAGCGGGGATGTCTATATCGACGCTACAGGCACAGCGGGTCCTGTAAAAAACTGCACTAAATATGGAAACGGCTGTGCTATGTGCATAATCAGATGCCATAGTTTTGGAGGAAGAATCAGCCTGACCGGTCTGGCAGGAATAGACGAGCTGGTGGGTAAGAAACAGGACGGTTCTCTGGGTGCTATGAGCGGTTCCTGTAAACTTAATAAAGAGTCGTTGTCAAAAGCAATACAAATGGAACTGAATCGGAATGGTGTTGCTGTTATTCCGGTACCCGAGGAGCTTGCGGAAGATCATCTTGGGGTTAAGGCCTGTCAGCAGTATGCATTGAAGGAGTTTAAGGATAACATAATACTTCTTGATACAGGACATGCAAAGCTTATGGCACCATATTTTGATTTGGAAAATCTTAGGAAGATACCTGGCTTTGAAAATGCCAGATATGAAGATCCATATGCAGGCGGATTGGGTAATTCAATGAGATACTTTGCAATGGCTCCCAGGGATAATTTCTTAAAGGTACAAGGGATACACAACCTGTTTTGCTGTGGAGAAAAAGCGGGACTCCTGGTTGGTCATACAGAGGCAATAGTAACTGGTACTTTAGCAGGTCATAACAGTGTAAGGTTTTGTGCGAATAAACCGCTGTTTCAGATCCCTGGTGCCCTGGCAACCGGTGATGCGATTGCTTACGTAAAAGAGACTATGGCTACGGAAGAGGGTATGTCAAAAAAATATACGTTTTCGGGGTCAGTATACTTTGAGCGGATGAAAACGCTTGGCATGTATACCACTGATGAAGAACTGATATATGAAAGAGTCAAAGCAGCAGGTGCTTTGGGTATTTTTTCGGAAAGGGTAATATAA
- a CDS encoding HAD family phosphatase: MKAVIFDMDGLMIDTERLYFDTERQLAKSFGKEVKDETLWKMMGRKPLECMQIYADDLGLALPVEEILKMRDDAFEQKLINEVVPMPGLFEMLHGLENRFRLAIATGSPARFVKIIMDRLKIESYFDVIQTSDEIINGKPDPEIYLKTIEKLNVTPGECLVLEDSSNGALAGKKAGCYVIAVPSEYTNKQDFSFADFRAFDLNEARQHIKIKFE, encoded by the coding sequence ATGAAAGCAGTTATTTTTGACATGGATGGTTTGATGATAGATACTGAGCGACTATACTTTGATACTGAAAGGCAGCTTGCTAAAAGCTTTGGTAAAGAAGTAAAGGACGAAACTTTGTGGAAAATGATGGGCAGGAAGCCGTTGGAATGCATGCAGATTTACGCAGATGATCTTGGTCTGGCCTTACCTGTCGAAGAAATATTAAAGATGAGAGATGACGCGTTTGAACAAAAGCTCATAAATGAAGTTGTGCCTATGCCCGGCCTATTTGAGATGCTGCACGGACTTGAGAATAGATTCAGGCTTGCAATAGCTACAGGCTCTCCTGCCAGGTTTGTGAAAATCATTATGGACAGGCTGAAAATAGAGAGTTATTTCGATGTAATACAAACCTCGGACGAGATCATTAACGGAAAACCTGATCCCGAAATTTATCTGAAAACCATAGAAAAGCTTAATGTTACTCCGGGTGAATGTTTGGTACTTGAAGACTCCAGCAATGGAGCTCTTGCCGGCAAAAAGGCAGGGTGCTATGTAATAGCAGTCCCTTCAGAATATACGAATAAGCAGGATTTCAGTTTTGCAGATTTTAGAGCCTTTGACTTGAATGAAGCCAGACAACATATAAAAATAAAGTTTGAATAA
- a CDS encoding DUF362 domain-containing protein: MGKSKVYFTNFRTRPDQNILQKLDKLMKKAEMEKIVFDKKFTAVKMHFGEPGNLAFIRPNYVRRITDYLKSLGGLVFLTDTNTIYRGKRSHAVDHLQTAAENGFNPISVGCNVIIADGIKGTDQREVEIDCKHVKTAKIGTAIADADIIVTVNHFKGHEMTGFGGAVKNLGMGCGSRCGKLEMHSSSKPVMIEEKCIGCGQCAKSCSQDAVYFNNKKAQIDMVKCIGCGQCVSACLYDAAVIQFNEAADIAAEKIAEYAYAAIKDKPAFHISFIMNISPNCDCWWFNDTAIVPDIGIAASYDPVALDKACVDMVNNAPEIKGSALDDNIQQNCSHSAGEHSDKFKIIYPGIDWFVTLKHAEELKLGSLDYELVQID; encoded by the coding sequence GTGGGGAAATCAAAAGTATATTTTACAAATTTCAGGACAAGGCCGGATCAGAATATTCTTCAGAAACTGGACAAGCTTATGAAAAAGGCGGAAATGGAAAAAATAGTTTTTGATAAAAAGTTTACTGCCGTAAAAATGCATTTCGGAGAGCCAGGGAATCTAGCGTTTATCAGACCAAACTATGTAAGAAGGATTACGGATTATTTAAAAAGCCTTGGGGGACTTGTTTTCCTTACGGATACAAATACCATATACAGAGGGAAGCGGTCCCATGCTGTTGACCATCTTCAGACTGCTGCTGAAAACGGCTTTAATCCTATATCGGTAGGTTGTAATGTTATTATCGCAGATGGGATTAAGGGAACCGATCAAAGAGAGGTTGAAATTGACTGCAAGCATGTGAAGACTGCTAAAATAGGCACAGCTATTGCAGATGCAGATATCATAGTCACTGTTAACCATTTTAAAGGACATGAAATGACAGGCTTCGGTGGAGCTGTAAAAAACCTTGGCATGGGATGTGGCTCCAGATGCGGAAAGCTTGAAATGCATTCCTCTTCGAAACCTGTTATGATCGAAGAGAAATGTATCGGGTGCGGACAGTGTGCAAAGAGCTGTTCTCAGGATGCTGTTTATTTCAATAATAAAAAGGCACAAATTGACATGGTGAAATGTATCGGGTGTGGACAGTGTGTATCTGCCTGTCTGTATGATGCGGCTGTCATACAATTCAATGAGGCTGCCGATATAGCTGCAGAAAAGATAGCTGAGTATGCATATGCAGCAATAAAAGATAAACCAGCTTTCCACATAAGCTTTATAATGAATATATCACCCAACTGCGACTGTTGGTGGTTTAATGATACTGCTATCGTACCGGATATCGGGATAGCAGCTTCCTATGATCCTGTTGCACTGGATAAGGCATGTGTTGATATGGTAAACAATGCACCTGAAATAAAAGGGAGTGCCCTTGACGATAACATTCAGCAAAACTGCAGTCACAGTGCCGGGGAGCATAGTGATAAATTCAAAATAATATACCCGGGGATTGATTGGTTTGTGACTCTAAAGCACGCTGAAGAACTGAAACTGGGAAGCCTTGATTACGAGCTTGTGCAAATTGACTGA